ACTGTAAACACACCGGCaaattcatcaatcaacatTAAGTGATGACGATGCCGTGCCTACCGCTCTCGCATGGCAACCATTCTCGTATGTTAGTCCTCGCCAAGCCTCCTTGGATTGGTCCGGCTCTCGAGCAGGGACGTCCAGAAAGGTCAAAAGGAAAAGTCTAGTCGCTTCCTATAAGTAACACCGACCTAAGACGGTGGTTCTACGTGCTTACCAGTCCAAACAACCAGAATCGGAAGGTTGTTGAAACGTAAGACTTTATTACAGGTCATAGAGAAGTCTACCTCCCGAAATATTACGTTTTGACCATTTGAAAGCTGAATAcatcttcaaaaaaaatatagtatATATCTGAATACATCCAATTCAAAGATGGCCCTCAGAAGACACAGTTCGCGCCATTTCTAGTAATCTCAAGAACCCCATCTCACTATCTCTTCAAAAACCTGTATTTGCTTGACAATGATTGTGTTAAGCAAAAGATTATGAGGATATTACTCACCACTTTCCACAAAAAGCATAGCCAACCAAGGCTACCCAAAATGGGCTAGaatttctcttttaattcaAGGTGACTCGTGGCTTGTCTTGGTTGAAGCTGTCATTGATTGGGAATGGAAATTCTTTCATTAGGTTACCATATAACTCTTACTAGTATAAGACACGATAGCGAAGATTACTTTCTTTACATGGAGTTAGAGTTAAGATGGATTCATGAATGTTAAGATACCTATTCGTTCGAAATTGGCATGCAAATTAATGTGGATGTGCCAATCCTTTGCTGAATATATTAATGCTTGGTCCAAGATAGGGAACTTCAGATTCATAGTGACCTTCCGTAACGTACGTAAAGTTACACAATAAATTAAAGGATTTTACTTACCATATCACGATGGATGAGCGAAATAGAATGAGCTCACTCCGATGTAACGTTCGAATCGATGTGGGTTTTAGTTTTCTTTATAATCTAAACGGCAGCCCTGAGGGAGGGATGCGGACAGGTGTCCAATTCGAATGATATCAATGATATCTAGGCGATCTTGGAAAGGCTATCCAAACACAAGGATGGGATTTAACAAGAAACTCAAGCCAAGGAAAGAACGAAAATGCCTTCTGCGCGTCTTAACTATAATACCGTGGACGTACGAAagtcggggaaaaaaaaaagaaaaagataatcgGAAACCTATGTGTGCTTCAGGactatctttttttcttttttttttctctttggccccATCGTCCACACACTTCATGCTCTATAAATACCACACCACCTCTCTCTCGTCTTCTccagattgaaaaaaaaaaagagtgaagaaACGCTATATATATAGTTTGGCATTTTTGCCACAACCCACCCGTGGGATTTATCTAAACTCTGGTGacagaaggaaagaaggaaCAATAAATCATGTGTGGAGGTTCCATATGTGTTCTCGCTGCTGTTTTTGCTCTATCACTAGTGTTTATCTTCCTCAGAGACGGGAAAAAATCGCAGCGAAAGTCCAAGCTCCCTCCGGGTTCAATGGGTTGGCCTTACATTGGAGAGACTCTCCAGCTCTACTCTCTGGACCCCAATGTCTTCTTTGCGACCAAACAGAAAAGGTTCTGATTTTGTTTCGGCTCATTGACGTCGAATACTATCTTCCTTTTTATCATAATGAATTACGTGTGACTTTTCAATGTGGTTTTGGAATGATGGTTCAGGTATGGGGAGATCTTCAAGACCCACATCCTAGGATGCCCTTGCGTGATGCTGGCTGGGCCTGAGGCTGCTAAGTTCGTTCTGGTGTCACAGGCTCATCTGTTCAAGCCGACGTACCCAAAGAGCAAGGAGCGGCTGATTGGTCCCTCAGCCCTGTTTTTCCACCAGGGGAAGTACCACACTCAGCTGCGGAAGTTAGTCCAGGCATCTCTGTCGCCGGAGGTGATCCGGAACATGGTCGCTGACGTCGAGGCGGTCATGATCTCCACATTGGACTCGTGGGTTGGTGGCCATGTAATCAATACAttccatgaaatgaaaaagGTAAGTCAATGATTAGAGCAATTATAGTTAACATATATAATTCTCTCTTTTATGATGCCCGACCGCCTTTCCTTTCCTGTTTACAATTTGGCAGTACAGTACATAAAGTTACCAGAAGATCATAAATAGCATGCAAGTTTGCAATCATCTGCAATTTTCTCATTCATGGTTGCGCTTTTTGTTGCAGTTATCTTTTGAAGTCGGTATCCTTGCGATTTTTGGCCATTTGGAGAATCACTATAGAGAAAAGCTGAAGAACAACTATCACATGGTGGATAGAGGCTACAACTCGTTTCCTAGTATCATTCCTGGAACTCCGTACAGACGAGCACTACTTGTAAGAACACAATTTTTTGGTTCCTAGTCCACGATAACTTCTGGTACTCTTTCTAAAATAGATGGACTAATTCTTCTCAGCAATCTTCGTTTTCGGTTTCCACAGGCGAGAAGGGATCTAAGCAAGATCATAAGTGGGATCATTGCTGATAGGAAAGAGAAGAGGATATTTGGAAAGAACCTCCTAGGACATCTTTTGGACTCCAAAGACGAAAACGGTGAGACTCTCACCGATGAGCAGATCGCTGATAACATTATCGGAGTGCTTTTCGCCGCTCAGGACACCACAGCTAGTGTCATGACGTGGATTCTCAAGTACCTGCATGacaacccaaaaattcttgAGGGTGTGAAGGTATGACACATGGAATTGATACATGGATTCTCCTCAATACTTTCCCTTAATTCTTGTCTATCTTGGACAAATGCCAGAAAAAGCCGTATAGAACTAAACTAAGTCTCACTGTTGACAATGCTCTCTTGCAGGCAGAGCAGAATACCATCCACCGATCAAACGACGAAGGTTTCCAGCCTCTGAGCTGGAGTCAGACTAGAAGAATGCCAATAAGTCATAGGGTGCGATAGATCTCCTTCAGCTGCTTTATTAATGTTGATCTCCTCCATAGTATTTGCAGTGAAATAGCgactaattttttgttttgtgggACATTTTCAGGTTGTTTTGGAGGCTCTGAGAATGGCAAGCATCATATCTTTCACTTTCAGGGAAGCAGTGGCTGATGTAGAATACAAGGGTAAGAAACGCAACCTATCTATTGGCtcaattaaaagaaaggaaGCTTCTGGCTACAGAATATGCTGATACGTGGTCAAAATTGGCATCCGCTGGTCCCGAAAGTGCGATGAGCCAATATAAACCAAACCGATATTATTGGCCTTCAAATTTGACAGATCAATTTCCATAATCAGGCTTTGACTTTAGACGAACACCCATTGGAACCTCATTGATGTTGAGAGGATTTCTTTGACCAATATAAGAATATATGGTATAGATAAGGGGACAGGACAATTACAACACGAGTGTGTTAATACTGATTCTGTACCAGTCGGCTGGAGCATGTCCTAATGTTTCTTGAAATATGATTGGCTTGATCTAGGAAAGTGAGATTAGGCAATAATTCCTTTCCAAGTGGCATTATATTGTCTGGCTAACGCTAAGGTGTAACAGGTTACCTAATTCCAAAAGGTTGGAAGGTGATGCCTCTATTCAGGAACATGCATCACAATCCCGAATTCTTCAGTGACCCCGAAAAGTTCGACCCTTCAAGGTTTGAGGTATGACTCCGCatgaaaaaaattctcaaacacTTCGCGTTTTCCCTCCATTTCATGCATTGAGCGGTAGTTTCTCGTATTTTCTTCTCCACAGGTCACACCAAAACCCTACACATTCATGCCATTTGGCAGCGGAGCTCATGCCTGCCCAGGAAATGAGCTTGCCAAGCTGGAGCTACTGACTCTGATTCACCATGTTGTCACCAAGTTCAGGTATTGTTTCCAGTTTCCAGAAGTCTTGAGAAACTGAGAGTCAAACATATGGTTGGCTGAGAATggatggaaagaaagagaactAGCTTTTTTCtaagccaagaaaaaaaaaatgatcactgcAAAAATTAGGAGAAAAGAAGATATTTCATATGATCATTGGTGCAGGAAGAATCTCGATGAATGCGATGACGTACTGATAGTGACtttccatttgtttttgcaGGTGGGAAGTCATAGGTTCCCAAAACGGCGTCCAGTACAGTCCATTCCCGGTTCCCCTACATGGACTGCCAGCCAGATTTTGGAAGCTACCGTCTTGAAGAATCCGTTGAGACATTGACGGCAATATCTTCCCCAAATAAAATTAGTTCGATTCTAACATGTCTTCTAttatttttccctaatttgaTAGTTAttggtcttttctttttctcattctgTAGCCCATCTCCAAAAAATTTGGGGCTGCTTCTCTTTTTTATCAATGTAGACTGAGTTATCAATTTGACGATTTAGTTCCTCATTTGTTTCTCCACTTTTCCTCGCATTTAGACACAGTGATTTAAGATCTGAAGTAatctaaaagaaagaagatgtgAAGACTAAGGCCTGAAAAAGACAGCAGAGAACCATTGAACTGTTGTTTTCATGACTGCAACAGGCCTTGCATAATTCTTTTATCAATGTAGACTGAGTTATCAATTTGACGATTTAGTTCCTCATTTGTTTCTCCACTTTTCCTCGCATTTAGACACAGTGATTTAAGATCTGAAGTAatctaaaagaaagaagaagatgtgaagACTAAGGCCTGAAAAAGACAGCAGAGAACCATTGAACTGTTGTTTTCACGACTGCAACAGGCCTTgcataattcttttatttttggtcatgTGCCTTCAGCCTATTGTCtctcttaaaatttttagtctGGTTATGGCTGCAAGACAGCCACGTGCAGTAGCGAGACTGGCCAACTGAGACTGCTGTGTGCCCTTCTAGCTGGAGAGCATACTCTCTGGGACAAAGATTACTTTCATGAGCGATAGCTTGTCATTACTTTCATGAGCCATAGCTTGTCACTCTGTTTGACATGTCCAAGATGTGGATGCTAGAGCTCGGTTGAATGCTGGAACTGTCTTTCAAGGGGGGTGTTTGATATTTTTCGCAAAGAGGATCCAATTCTCCAACATATATAGACCTGGATGGGATCCCTCCTCACTCATCTGCCTGCCTTATGTCTGTCTGATGGTTGATCTATGCATTCGTTTATctgtttgctttttctttttaacaaacTATTAAGGGAGCAGGGAGTTGTGATCCTACGAGGAAAATGTTTGAGGAGGTTGATGATTGTGTCTGTGGAAATGTTGGAAGACAAAAACGTAAGACCCTACATGTGAAATGGATCAGTGCATCAAGAAGGAAAAGTTAaacttaaaattcttaatttgctcattaaaaatggaaagaaaccaACCAAATGCCACGGCTTAACTTGCACCCTTATATGCATTCATACTTTAAGGGATTGTTCACTAGTAATTGTTGTGTTTTTATTGCTCGATTGCATCGCAATAGCCCAGACAATCTCAACCACTCTCAGTCGAAAGACTGTTATGCAATGATGGATTTCACCATTCATAACAAAGCAAGTACAGCACACGAAAGCAAACCAGAAGACTTACTTATCACCATATTCCAATCTGAATTACACTTCGAAGGATCTTTATGCTCTGCTCTCACGTTAGGAATATCACACCATTCATTTATTGCACAATCATCAACTGCATAGAATAGGCATTGGAGCCGCAATGACGAGCTGAAAGTATCTACAAGCATCATTATGCACAAAAGTGAATTTTTGGAAACTGAACCAGAACCCATCATCAGCCTGCTCAAGCAGAAGAGGAATACTTAAGAATGGCTTCAGTAATCCTCTCTTTGTCTCTGGTCGGGAATGCTTCCAGGAGGACCCCGTTCTTGTAGAAATGGAAGAGCGGCACAGCCTGCAACATATGAGTATCTCAGATTGATAGTTGTGTCTTTAGTGAAGAATACAGGCATAAATCAGTTACATCAATTACTTTGAGGGAATGCattggaaaattattaaattaattctgaaaaaaaaaaaggctagatCCTGTAATGTATACTTAACTTAGAGCTAACTTTAGCACTTGCTCCACCTCAATTAAGACCAGAAAATGCAGACTAGTCTTAATCAAAACTATTGTACAACAGCCGAAGCTTACATATCTGCATCCTATTGAGAATGAGAAACAATGTCAATTATCCAAATGGATAAATCTAGTTAACATCTTCCACTTAATTGGACTAAATGAGGAAAGAATGACCATTTTTACATTGAGCAGCCAAGGTTATGAGAAGATTTTTCACCCTGAATGTCATCTATCGATGCTAAGATCAAAAGAATTTCACAAGAAGGCTACCCTTATTCTAAGCCTCTCTGCAACCTCTGATTGTTCGTCATACTCATCGATTACCTGCAGAAAACATACCCATTGTGTACCGTTAAGTGCCAGACATTTAGTTGAAGCATAGtagccaaaactcgcattttGTCAAATCTCAATCGCAAGACCAGCAGAAGTACTCACATTATGCTTCAAGAATATTACTGAAGCCTCTTGATCACCGGCACCCTTGCATAGTTTTGCGAATCCTTGCTCTATGTACTTGCAGCTGCCGCAAGAAGTGCGGTAAAAATCAACCACCACCAAAGCGTTAGTCTCTTTGGCCTTCCCAAGGATTCTAAGGAACTCCTCATCAGTCTTGAATTCTCTCACGCAGTCGACAGGACAGAGATCATCGTCCTCCTCGTCCAACAACTTCCCTTGATCTTCATACGCTACGCACTCGACTTTTACCATTCGACAATCAAGACCAACTTTTAAAAGGTTCAAAGCAGCAGAATGAGTGGTGGATGGTTGTGGGACTTTCGCCCACTTAGCACATAACCTAACATCATCTCTTCCGGTATAACAACATGAAGTCATGTAGGTGAACTGGCGATCATGCTGTCTAATGGGATTCCTATGGAATCCAAATGAGGCCTCACGGATGAAAATATTTGTCTTTTGCATCAAAGTCACGCAGAGAACCTCAACAATTGCTACGTCTCAACTTGAAGTAGAAATCCGGGGCCTGGTGCAGGCATAAAAATCTGAATACTATGCAGGTTGAAGACTGAATTGGTCAGAGCATTGAAAAATACAGGTCGTCGCTGGAAAAACAACGAGATACTTGTCAGATTCTCATAGCATCCCTCCCGGAAAGtccattttttatgttttctcaCAATTTCCTAATGCGAAACTCATTCAGAACAACTTAGATTGGCAATTAGCATGTGAGCATGAAGAACTGTTTCTTGCAAAAGTGCTAAGCACAGCGTCGCGTCCGCCGCCATCATATAGATAGAGCCTTATCCAAGGCACATAGACGGGACTATTTGTGCGGATTCCATTAGTTGACACGACAAGTTCAGATGACcatgccaaaaagaaaaattgctaaGCAAGCATTCAGCATGAAAGATCTTGGTGCAACAGTTCTCAACTCATTTCAACTCAGCAGCAACAAAACAAGTACAAGAGAATTTGTACGCGAACCAGTTCCGCGCGCAGATCACGAAAGACGAAACGGCGAGCGATGCGATGcgatgcaatgcaatgcaattacCTGATTGGCAGTCCTGGCTTCGCCTGaagttctccttttttttctttccttctccagCACAAGCCTGAACGAGAAAACGACACGACATGCAGCAGACCAGAACCATATCCTCTTCTCCCGCTAGTTCCTGACCACTCAAATGGGCCGTGCTCGAGCTCCATTGGGCTTCCATCGTAAAGGGCCCAAATTGCAACAGTCTCGATACCGTTAAAATCGTTTCTCTCGAATGCTGAGATTTGGAGCGACCGAGGGAGCGTTCGACTGCTGCGCGCCAGAGCATGAGCTCGGCGTTCCAGCTGCTGATCCCCAGCGTCCAGTTCTTCAATTCCGCCATCGAATCGTACGTAGGAACCTCGCATTCGAGGTGGGCACTGGTCCGTTTTCGACAACTCCTGCGGTTGGATTTGAAGCCGAACGATCTCACTTTCTCTTTGCTGATTAAAGCTTCCGCTTCGAGTCGCCGTCCCGCCGGTTCTGCTTCAGTGAACGCGAAAACGGAGTTGAATCAGGCTCATGCCCACTTGGTAAAATCCGGGTTCGATCGCTTCCTGTACTTGAGCACCGCTCTTCTTGATCTGTACATGAAAATGGGGTGCGACGCGTATGCGCGCCGGGTGTTCGAGTGTATGCCCGAGAGAGATGTTGTTTCGTGGAACGCGTTGATCTGTGGGTATTCACGAAAGGGGATGGGTGTCGAAGCACTGGAGCTCTTTATACGGATGCTTGGGGAGGGTTTTAGTCCTCGCGCTGCCACGCTGGTGAGTTTGGTTCCTTCTTGTGGTCATCGCGAGTTATTGTCTCAAGGGAGATGCATTCATAGTTTGGGAATTAAGTCTGGGCTTGATTTGGATTGTCATGTGAGAAACGCATTGATGTCAATGTATGCTAAATGCGGAGAGTTGGATTGCACAGAATCTCTGTTCAATGCAATGGTTGATAGAAGTGTTGTTTCCTGGAACACGATGATCAGTGCATATGGCCAAAACGGTTTCTTCAGCGATGCAATGTGTGTTTTTAAAGATATGGTGGAGGAACGTTGCGAAGTCAACTCAGTTTCCTTAGTGAGTCTCCTGTCCGCACATGCTGATCTAGATTCTACCCATTGTTATGCTATTAAAACAGGTCTTGCCAGTGATGATTGTGTCGTGACTTCACTTCTCTGTGCATACACAAAGCATGACGACTTGGGTTCTGGAGAGTCACTGTATGAAAGATTGATTCAGAAGAATTTAGTATCCCTGACTGCACTTCTTTCAAGTTATGCTGAGAAAGGAAACATCCAGGGAATGATGAAGTGTTTCTTCGAGGTACAGCAGTTAGACATGAAACTTGATGCAGTTGCTTTAGTTAGCATCCTTCATGGACTCGCACACTTTTCTGCTCATATCAGCATTGGACTTGCTTTCCATTGTTACGGATTCAAAACTGGATTATGCCTCCATCCTCTCATTGCAAATGGGCTCATAAGCATGTACTTTAAGTTCAACAACATAGAAGCTGCCTCTTTGTTGTTTTCCGAGATGCACGAGAAACCTTTGATTAGCTGGAACTCAGTTATATCTGGCTGCGTTCAAGCTGGAATGGCAAGTAAAGTGATAGAGTTGTTTTGTGAAATGAGGTTGTCTGGGCACAAACCAGATGCCATCACAATCGCCAGTTTACTATGTGCATGTTCCCAACTTGGATACTTGCAGCTTGGGGAGAAGGTCCACAATTACATGCTCAGAAACCATCTTGAATTCGAAGATTTTGTAGAAACTGCACTTATAGACTTATACACAAAGTGTGGAAGAATAGAGCTTGCAGAAAGAGTTTTCAAGAGCATCAAAGAGCCGTGCTTGGCTTCATGGAACTCGATAATCTCTGGCTACAGTTTGTGTGGCCTCGAACGTAAGTCCCTCACATATTATTCTGAAATGCGAAGACAAGGACTCATGCCTGATAAGATCACTTTCTTGGGAGTCTTGGCTGCATGCACCCATGGGGGTCTCATTAATGAAGGAAGAAAGTACTTTGATGTTATGACCAAAGACCTTGCCTTGAGGCCGACCTTGCAACACCATGCATTCATGGTTACTCTGCTTGGTCGTGCAGGCCTATTTGAGGAAGCTCTGCTTTTTGTAAAGAATATGGAGGTTGAGCCCGATTCTGCTGTTTGGGGAGCTTTGCTCAGTGCATGCTGCATCCATGGAGAGGTGCAGCTTGGTGAATGCTTGGCAAAGAAATTATGGTTCTTGGATCAACAAAGTGGCGGGTTTTACGTGCTAATGTCAAACCTCTATGCATCAAAAGGAAGATGGGATGATGTAGCTAGAGCGAGGGGGATGATGAAAGACATGGGTAGGGATGGATGCTATGGAGCTAGTGTAATGGAGATCACTTCGATGGAAGACAATAATAGAAACTTACGCTTTGATGATGTGCGCGTTAATGGAAGTTCTTGGCAGCATTTGTCTTTCCTATATTCAAATGCCTGATTGCTGCTGTTGCTAATATTTGAGCAGGATACTTCCTCTTTTTtagcccccaaaaaaaaaaaaaaaaaaaaaaaaaaaaaacccatgtTCTAGATAAAATGTACGAATCACCTCTATTAATTATGAGAAGAAATTTAGACAGGCCGAGCACCCGGTGCATTGGGCCCACAATCATCTCCTTACATATTTGGATCTCCCCATGCTTCATGTTCTAGGTCTTAAGGGTTCCTAATAATTACCTCGAAACAAAATCGATGGAGATCGCACTGATTTTTCCAGTGAACACACGGTGGAACCTCGTTACAACCAGAAAACGGTTAAACAGACCGGTCGGGTACGGTTTTCTAAATACTGGGTAAAAACCCCTGTGCGTAATTGCTCAGTAACATTCGACTATTAGCAAGAACTTATGAAGGGGACCACTCCTCTTGTCTGTATCTAGGATCGCGGTGTTAACTTCCTGAAGCAAGAGGAAGGGGACTTGGGATAAGTGGGCCAGGGCTATCATATTTCTCATGCAATGAAACAAACCCAACTGGTGGATGTCATTGACCTTGTGGTTGTACGTCGGTATGATTGGAAAATGCCTTCAAAGACCCAGGACACCCTACAAGTAGTCCACAGAGAACGTGAGGAGAGAGATGGCAATAATCACATTAACCTGCAACTCCAAGGTCTCTCTATTTCAGCCTTTTTCTTCCAATGCTGCTTCCTTTGGTACCAGTAGCTCACACTCTCGTGTACGGAGCGTGGCTGGTGCATCCTTCAATGGAAGGCCTGAAGACAGGGCCACAAGAGCCGTGGTCCGGGCACAGCAGCGGCCAACGTGGCTCCCAGGGCTAGACCCTCCTCCTTATCTTGATGGAACGTGAGTTTAGGGCCCTCCAATCTTAACTGTCTATATTTTGCACTACGGTTATGGCTTTTTGGTctatatttgaaatttcattgatTCTGATGATTCTTGTAACAGTTTGGCTGGGGACTTTGGGTTCGATCCACTGGGGCTTGGGGAAGATCCAGAGAGCTTGAGGTGGTATGTACAGGCTGAGCTGGTTCATGCTCGCTTTGCCATGGCAGGCGTCGCTGGAATTCTCTTCACTGATGTGggtgccctctctctctctctctctctctctctctctctctcgctggaATTCTATAGTTGTTTACAGTGATGTTGAGGAGAAGGGTGCATATCATTATCTTTCTTGATAAAAGAAGGGCTGGTAACGAAAAACTAGTGAAGGACAAGCATTGCAAGTGAAACCAACCCAAAACTTAAGTCATTTGCAGTTACAAATTCTTGGGTAGTGCAATTCCTGAGTGTAGCTGAGATTAGATTGATTCACCATTAAATCTAGCGCGTGGAAGAAACCAGTTGAGAATCACAAGTTTCCTACATTCCTTGAATAGCAATCCAATTCCAGATAAGGTTCCCAATGTTgtgcaaattgcaaaattccACACCTGACtatcatttgatttttcacTCTACTCAACCAAGAAAAACGTTTAGCATCAAAGTGTCACAACTTGCCCACGTTATACATATAGTTGGCACTGTTGAATCTGAACTGGGTAAGCTGGTGAAGACAAATAATTCCCCTATAAAAAAAAGGCactaattcctttttttttttttttggtggttaatTCCTGTTAACAATGTTCAATTATGCAGAGATTACTTTGTTGTGGTTGTTGGTGCTATAATGATCTTCAGTTATGTGTTGCAGTTACTTCGTGTAACAGGAATAAGAGACCTACCTGTTTGGTATGAAGCAGGAGCAGCTAAATACGAAATCGCCAATGCACAGACACTGTTCATCATCCAACTGATTCTCATGGGGTAAAACTCTCCTCCAAGCCCAGCCAGTCTTGAACTTTTGTTATCTTTTTGTCCAAGACCTTATCTTTCTTTGATTTGTGCAGATATGCTgaaactaaaagatacatggatTACGTTAGCCCTGGGTCTCAAGGTCAGGAGGGATCCTTCTTCTTTGGAATGGAAGCAGCACTAGAGGGCTTAGAACCTGGGTAATCTATGTACTCTCTCTTAAAATGGTCTCCGATGGAGTCCATCTAACCATAGTAGAGCTCATTGCTGTTGTCTGGCAATCGAGATATAACTATTGAAATGATAATATCAGCAAGATTTATCTTGAACAGGTATCCTGGTGGCCCTCTGTTGAATCCTCTTGGCCTGGCTAGAGATACCAAGGATGCTCGTGACCGGAAGCTTAAAGAGATTAAGAATGGTCTGGCTTTCTTCAAATGTTTCTGACTTACCTGATTCTCTGCAGTCTGACTACATTAACTTGAATGGTTCACTTCAAAACCATCTATCCGT
This region of Eucalyptus grandis isolate ANBG69807.140 chromosome 8, ASM1654582v1, whole genome shotgun sequence genomic DNA includes:
- the LOC104447893 gene encoding abscisic acid 8'-hydroxylase CYP707A1; the encoded protein is MCGGSICVLAAVFALSLVFIFLRDGKKSQRKSKLPPGSMGWPYIGETLQLYSLDPNVFFATKQKRYGEIFKTHILGCPCVMLAGPEAAKFVLVSQAHLFKPTYPKSKERLIGPSALFFHQGKYHTQLRKLVQASLSPEVIRNMVADVEAVMISTLDSWVGGHVINTFHEMKKLSFEVGILAIFGHLENHYREKLKNNYHMVDRGYNSFPSIIPGTPYRRALLARRDLSKIISGIIADRKEKRIFGKNLLGHLLDSKDENGETLTDEQIADNIIGVLFAAQDTTASVMTWILKYLHDNPKILEGVKAEQNTIHRSNDEGFQPLSWSQTRRMPISHRVVLEALRMASIISFTFREAVADVEYKGYLIPKGWKVMPLFRNMHHNPEFFSDPEKFDPSRFEVTPKPYTFMPFGSGAHACPGNELAKLELLTLIHHVVTKFRWEVIGSQNGVQYSPFPVPLHGLPARFWKLPS
- the LOC104447895 gene encoding pentatricopeptide repeat-containing protein At2g04860, translated to MSSAFQLLIPSVQFFNSAIESYVGTSHSRWALVRFRQLLRLDLKPNDLTFSLLIKASASSRRPAGSASVNAKTELNQAHAHLVKSGFDRFLYLSTALLDLYMKMGCDAYARRVFECMPERDVVSWNALICGYSRKGMGVEALELFIRMLGEGFSPRAATLVSLVPSCGHRELLSQGRCIHSLGIKSGLDLDCHVRNALMSMYAKCGELDCTESLFNAMVDRSVVSWNTMISAYGQNGFFSDAMCVFKDMVEERCEVNSVSLVSLLSAHADLDSTHCYAIKTGLASDDCVVTSLLCAYTKHDDLGSGESLYERLIQKNLVSLTALLSSYAEKGNIQGMMKCFFEVQQLDMKLDAVALVSILHGLAHFSAHISIGLAFHCYGFKTGLCLHPLIANGLISMYFKFNNIEAASLLFSEMHEKPLISWNSVISGCVQAGMASKVIELFCEMRLSGHKPDAITIASLLCACSQLGYLQLGEKVHNYMLRNHLEFEDFVETALIDLYTKCGRIELAERVFKSIKEPCLASWNSIISGYSLCGLERKSLTYYSEMRRQGLMPDKITFLGVLAACTHGGLINEGRKYFDVMTKDLALRPTLQHHAFMVTLLGRAGLFEEALLFVKNMEVEPDSAVWGALLSACCIHGEVQLGECLAKKLWFLDQQSGGFYVLMSNLYASKGRWDDVARARGMMKDMGRDGCYGASVMEITSMEDNNRNLRFDDVRVNGSSWQHLSFLYSNA
- the LOC104447896 gene encoding photosystem I chlorophyll a/b-binding protein 5, chloroplastic, whose translation is MAIITLTCNSKVSLFQPFSSNAASFGTSSSHSRVRSVAGASFNGRPEDRATRAVVRAQQRPTWLPGLDPPPYLDGTLAGDFGFDPLGLGEDPESLRWYVQAELVHARFAMAGVAGILFTDLLRVTGIRDLPVWYEAGAAKYEIANAQTLFIIQLILMGYAETKRYMDYVSPGSQGQEGSFFFGMEAALEGLEPGYPGGPLLNPLGLARDTKDARDRKLKEIKNGRLAMVAMLGIFVQASVTHAGPIDNLVEHLSDPWHRTIIQTLANSSS
- the LOC104447894 gene encoding thioredoxin-like 4, chloroplastic — encoded protein: MQKTNIFIREASFGFHRNPIRQHDRQFTYMTSCCYTGRDDVRLCAKWAKVPQPSTTHSAALNLLKVGLDCRMVKVECVAYEDQGKLLDEEDDDLCPVDCVREFKTDEEFLRILGKAKETNALVVVDFYRTSCGSCKYIEQGFAKLCKGAGDQEASVIFLKHNVIDEYDEQSEVAERLRIRAVPLFHFYKNGVLLEAFPTRDKERITEAILKYSSSA